Within Primulina tabacum isolate GXHZ01 chromosome 5, ASM2559414v2, whole genome shotgun sequence, the genomic segment GTTATTGAATTTACCATATGGACTCTTTCTTCTGGACTTAAGTTTCTTTGGGCACTTCTTCTGGGAGAATCGTTGCACCCACCCTTAGGTAGTGCATGCATTTGATGCTTATCCTTCGCTTATGGGAGTAATTGTTTTTGTATTTCAGGTGAACAAAGGAAAAGTATCTGCCACAGTAtgtattgtttatattttgccGGTTAatggtattgtttttactatttgcCTATGTAACTCAAATAACTGTTGATAATCATCTTTTCAGACACTGGACAAGTTCTCGTGTATAGCACTAGCTGGCTTGGCAACTGAGTATCTTCTTTTTGGTTGTTCAGAAGGAGGTCTTGCGGATATTAACACGGTTCTGTGGCTCTCTGCTCATTTATGTTCATCAAAACGCTCTTCTTTCTTGACGTCCTTGATACTCATCTTGAATTATGTAAAAGTTAGATGTTTATACAAATATTCAAAAGTAAATCTACAGGGAGtctatgaaatttttttagaaCTCTATGAGATCTATGAAAGCCGCTAGAGATCTGTAACTACAGAAAattctattatttaaaaaaaaagtcgaTTTTTCTTGAAAGTAAATCCATtggaaataaaatttatttcgcCTCTATTTTTTGCGTTCATCAAACACATTCCAGTAGGGCAATGCCATTTTCTTGTTCCAGCGCATTCCTTATTGATGTCGAATGCCATATGCCAAGTTAGTATAATCAATCTTTTTGAGCGAAAATTGGAAATTGTTCAATGAAGGAGGTTGTACAGCTGTTTTATTGGCAAATGGTCTCTGCATTACTAACTGCAATTCTCATTCATGACATTTTTGGTCAACAGCTGGACAAGTTACTTAAAAGCTTAGGCTTTACGCAGAAGAAAACTGATGGTCAAGTGAGATGGGCAGTGCTGAACACTGTCCTCACGTTGCGTCGCCATGAAAAAGCTCGATCGGTGCTTGCAAATGCCATGTCTCAGGGAAGATCTGTGGGATATTGTATAGACATTATTGAGAAAAAAATAGAtgatgatatttgatttatagaaaattcAGTTTCATGTATCTACTTGTTGTATTAGAAAGAATCCATGTATTGTTTGGTCCTATGTATCGTGGCTGTGGGTTGACAAATTGGTAGTGtataaattgtttaattttgaaTGGGAATATAGACGCCAAATGGTCAAAATCCTCTCAATTTAGTTTACATTGATCTTGTATATAAAATATTCTGATGATATGTAGTTTTTATGTAAAATCtagatattatattaaattaaaattttagaaatgattttttataaagattttttaatatttttattaaaatataataatttaattattctaaaatttatgattatttttaaaattagataATATTGAACAAatgttaaatttaaatttggaTATGCTATGaagttataataataataatattatattaaaaattttataggAGGAGGAGGATGAGTAATAGGTTTGAAACGACGGATGATTGGCAATACAAACTGCTAAAGTCAAAATCTTTGTTGTCTTCATTCGCAACACAATTTAACCATTCAATTTcgttttcattttcattttcccTCGAACCCGTAATTTACAAAATCTCGAAGCTGTGTTAATCGATATTGCAGCTGAATTTGATGGATGTTTTGTGGCTGCTGGTGTGCCATGGCCTGTTGATAGCTTTAGTTTTAGTATCATTCTTCTGCGGGCAGTGGCCAATTTTCCAAGGCACCTTCATTCAGCGCATCTATTTTTTCATTACCTTCGGCGCCTATGATTATCTCCGGTAGTGTCCTTGGCgggttttatttttatattacatTATTTATGGGAAATTGTGTGATGATGCGCTTTTGCGTATGATGGTTTTTTGTTTTTGAGTTGATTTATTTTGATTGTTTTGGTGGAACAGTCGTTTTATCCATTTCGCGTGCGGGTCTTGCGGCAGCAATGCAATGCTATCCGTTGAGTATTATTGTTGGGATCGCCCTAACCCCATTTTACAGGTGATTTTGTGGTAACTTAATCCTTCAATGACGACGATCTGTTCTTTTTCGGGTTTTTCAGATTGGTATTTGATATTCAATTTTTCTAAGCTAACATGGCTTAACTTTAATTCGATTGCTGAACAAATTCGAACGTTTGAGACATCCCTGAACTAGTTTCGTTATTCACCTTACTTGTTTAAGCCGAACTGTACTCATGGCTTCAGCGAATCTTTCAAATTCAAGTTAGGCTATTAATATTGTCAGTATCCTTTTGAGTGATATCATGAGAACATTCTTTGTTTATTGGATAATTGCGTGTAGTGGGTGATCACGAGATTGAGTTGGCCCGTTCTTTCCAAAATTACATATTTGCGTTCACAAGTCTGACTTACCTGTTTATAACCTGTGTGCAGTTGATATATTTTCTAATAATTGGGGCAActtattatttcattgcaaaTTCATCCTTCAGCTACTTTCCTGGGTATTACTTGAGTGGAGTGCACAGGTAATAATGGTATGTGCTTGTTATTTATGTACTAATGAATCTATAATTTTCGCTTCTGTGTAAAAGTATTTATAATTTCAGGTACACGAGCTTCTTGGCAGTTGGTGTGGGTATTCTCCTATTTCTATTGACTAGCTTTTCTGATCCAGGGACAGTGAGTTCTGCTAATGTCTCTCAGTATATTTCTGCTTATCCTTATGACAACATTATCTTCTCAGAGAAAGAATGCTCTACCTGCAAGATTCCAAAGTAAGTTTATTGTTCTAGCTATTGAATGTCATGAACTTGTCCCAAAAATTTGCTGATTAAACACTGGGATacaaattattttgttgttaCTTACTCAGGCCTGCTAGGTCGAAGCACTGCAGCATATGCAATCATTGTGTTGCTAGGTTCGACCATCATTGTGGTTGGATGGTTTGTTCACTACCTTTTTCTTGCATGTATAGTTAACTTTGAAATGTGCAATTCTCTGAAACTCGCCCCTTCCctaaatattttcatttttgtcatttttcagAATACTTGCATTGGAGAGAGGAACACTGGATACTTTATGGCTTTTATTCTATGGTAAGTAATAATCATTAAGAAGTTTCCTTGTATGAACAGCACAATTATATTCAGTTTTTGCTGCAGCGTCCTTGCATTTATGCCACTATGAATGTCCACACTTTCCcttcgattttttttaatattttaggaTGTGCAGCACTTTCCATTTGTCTGTTTTCCTTGGATCAGATATCTTGTGCAttgtcagaaagaaagaaacaatgatgtcatgtggagctgctgatttGTATTAAATCACATCTACACGTGTAGAACATCATCGTAACAGTTTTTGGATGATCAAATTATTGGACTTTTTTCAGTTCAACTTTGGCTCTGCGGCTCTGCCTTAAGAGTAATTCT encodes:
- the LOC142545638 gene encoding protein S-acyltransferase DHHC9-like isoform X1, with the translated sequence MDVLWLLVCHGLLIALVLVSFFCGQWPIFQGTFIQRIYFFITFGAYDYLRRFIHFACGSCGSNAMLSVEYYCWDRPNPILQLIYFLIIGATYYFIANSSFSYFPGYYLSGVHRYTSFLAVGVGILLFLLTSFSDPGTVSSANVSQYISAYPYDNIIFSEKECSTCKIPKPARSKHCSICNHCVARFDHHCGWMNTCIGERNTGYFMAFILWHFLICIYGLVALALILAGRLKELKVIYILTAYYGIGNSFRSLAPHVVQWLLSSYNTQILVMMFLAIVSLLLAGFFMYHVKLCLTNTTTNESFKWQDHLHWQRKVNEAKASAEALKASLGGLNQERKPQESKWIAFFRRSRLEDLEVVKNNIYERGFLNNIGEVLYPLSTRRSFGLNKSKSG
- the LOC142545638 gene encoding putative protein S-acyltransferase 17 isoform X3, whose translation is MDVLWLLVCHGLLIALVLVSFFCGQWPIFQGTFIQRIYFFITFGAYDYLRRFIHFACGSCGSNAMLSVEYYCWDRPNPILQLIYFLIIGATYYFIANSSFSYFPGYYLSGVHRYTSFLAVGVGILLFLLTSFSDPGTVSSANVSQYISAYPYDNIIFSEKECSTCKIPKPARSKHCSICNHCVARFDHHCGWMNTCIGERNTGYFMAFILWHFLICIYGLVALALILAGRLKELKVIYILTAYYGIGNSFRSLAPHVVQWLLSSYNTQILVMMFLAIVSLLLAGFFMYHVKLCLTNTTTNELPNIACCSCLLAPKKF
- the LOC142545638 gene encoding putative protein S-acyltransferase 17 isoform X4; amino-acid sequence: MDVLWLLVCHGLLIALVLVSFFCGQWPIFQGTFIQRIYFFITFGAYDYLRRFIHFACGSCGSNAMLSVEYYCWDRPNPILQLIYFLIIGATYYFIANSSFSYFPGYYLSGVHRYTSFLAVGVGILLFLLTSFSDPGTVSSANVSQYISAYPYDNIIFSEKECSTCKIPKPARSKHCSICNHCVARFDHHCGWMNTCIGERNTGYFMAFILWHFLICIYGLVALALILAGRLKELKVIYILTAYYGIGNSFRSLAPHVVQWLLSSYNTQILVMMFLAIVSLLLAGFFMYHVKLCLTNTTTNEKDDQALSYMV